One Festucalex cinctus isolate MCC-2025b chromosome 1, RoL_Fcin_1.0, whole genome shotgun sequence genomic region harbors:
- the LOC144013637 gene encoding uncharacterized protein LOC144013637, whose protein sequence is MCARTTPKDKEELFGVKEESEEHLQLLGHVCMQPRVVLRRADVGEKYLGPEKQELKSLHVKKEEEEHAYIKEEEEPLRVKEEEVEDDVTKSPLTFVALKSDDNGEHEEDRGAEPQSSSSTQYMKTEGDADQWGPPQAQSDDTRSQSADTDDDDDEYAKGDHADNNRCKCSRCGKTFSSKWNLKVHLRKHTGEKPFACPDCGKSFSQKSDLTIHTRTHTREKPFACPDCGKSFSVKGSLKIHTRTHTGEKPFACSDCGKSFSVKGSLKTHRRTHTGEKPFSCPDCGQSFSHQSHLTIHTRTHSGEKPFACPDCGKRFSDKGSLKKHTITHTGEKPFACPDCGKSFSVKGSLKTHRRTHTGEKPFSCPDCGKSFSEKGSLKIHTRTHTGEKPFACPDCGNSFSKKGHFKIHKRTHTGEKPFSCPDCGKSFSRKVNLIIHTRRHTGEKPFSCSDCGRSFNNKFSLIIHARTHTGEKPFSCSDCGKSFSDKGSLKKHTRTHTGEKPFSCPDCGKRFSYKRSLKTHTRTHTGEKPLACPDCGKSFSQQSHLTSHTRRHAGKEPFSCSICAKRFSCQKLAERHECAGDNSSDL, encoded by the exons ATGTGTGCAAGAACGACACCGAAGGACAAGGAGGAACTTTTTGGAGTAAAAGAAGAGAGTGAGGAACATCTTCAACTGCTGGGCCACGTTTGCATGCAGCCTCGTGTTGTGCTACGCAGAGCAG atgttggtgaaaaatatcttGGTCCTGAGAAGCAGGAACTGAAGTCtcttcatgttaaaaaggaggaggaagagcatgcttacattaaagaggaggaagagcccCTTCGTGTCAAAgaagaggaggttgaggatgatgtcaccaagtcaccactgACCTTTGTTGCTTTAAAGAGTGACGATAACGGTGAGCATGAGGAggacagaggggcggagccccaaagcagcagctcaactcaATACATGAAGACAGAAGGTGATGCAGACCAGTGGGGACCACCACAAGCACAAAGTGATGACACAAGGTCACAGTCTGCTGAcactgacgacgacgatgatgaataCGCTAAAGGTGATCATGCTGACAACAACCGCTGCAAATGTTCTCGgtgtgggaaaacatttagttcaaaatggaatttgaaagttcacttgagaaaacacactggagaaaaaccttttgcctgcccagactgtggcaaaagtttctctcagaagtcagatttaacaatccacacaagaacacacactagagaaaaacctttcgcctgcccagactgtggcaaaagcttctctgttaagggaagtttaaaaatacacacaagaacacatactggagaaaaaccttttgcctgctcagactgtggcaaaagtttctctgttaagggaagtttaaaaacacacagaagaacacacactggagagaaacctttttcttgcccagactgtggccaaAGTTTCTCTCaccagtcacatttaacaatacacacaagaacacacagtggagaaaaaccttttgcctgcccagactgtggcaaaagattctcagataagggaagtttaaaaaaacacacaataacacacactggagaaaaaccttttgcctgcccagactgtggcaaaagcttctctgttaagggaagtttaaaaacacacagaagaacacacactggagagaaacctttttcttgcccagactgtggaaaaagcttctctgaaaagggaagtttaaaaatacacacaagaacacatactggagaaaaaccttttgcctgcccagactgtggcaacaGCTTCTCCAAGAAGGGAcattttaaaatacacaaaagaacacacactggagaaaaacctttttcctgcccagactgtggcaaaagcttttcTCGAAAggttaatttaataatccatacaagaagacacactggagaaaaacctttttcctgctcagactgtggacgAAGCTTTAATAATAAGTTCAGTTTAATAATCCatgcaagaacacacactggagagaaacccttttcctgctcagactgtggaaaaagtttctctgataagggaagtttaaaaaaacacacaagaacacacactggagagaaacctttttcctgcccagactgtggcaaaagattctctTATAAGAgaagtttaaaaacacacacaagaactcacactggagagaaacctttagcctgcccagactgtggcaaaagcttctctcagcagtcacatttaacaagccacacaagaagacacgctgggaaggaaccattcagttgcagtatttgtgctaaaagattctcttgtcaaaagcttgctgagagacacgagtgtgctggtgacaATAGCAGCGATCTTtga